A single genomic interval of Penicillium psychrofluorescens genome assembly, chromosome: 2 harbors:
- a CDS encoding uncharacterized protein (ID:PFLUO_003199-T1.cds;~source:funannotate), whose product MSRAGIWLKILGAGIIVSVGGPLFVQSIRPTDEELVKRYNPDLQKRSAEQGEQRAQDFENYVNKLKEWSKSDRSIWFAAKDQQESKQAAMDTQRAKASEDARIQRDEMRKELLGKK is encoded by the exons atgtctcgCGCAGGCATCTGGCTCAAAATCCTCGGCGC cggcatcatcgtctCCGTCGGCGGTCCTCTCTTCGTACAATCCATCCGCCCCACAGACGAAGAACTAGTTAAGCGATACAATCCGGACCTTCAGAAGCGCAGTGCCGAACAAGGGGAGCAGCGCGCGCAGGATTTCGAGAACTACGTGAATAAGTTGAAGGAGTGGTCGAAGTCGGATAGATCCA TTTGGTTCGCGGCGAAGGACCAGCAGGAGTCCAAACAGGCGGCGATGGATACGCAGCGCGCCAAGGCGAGCGAGGATGCGAGGATACAGCGGGATGAGATGCGGAAGGAGTTGCTCGGCAAGAAATAG
- a CDS encoding uncharacterized protein (ID:PFLUO_003200-T1.cds;~source:funannotate), whose product MSSSEPPYDPYIPSGSNGATAATSTNQQNGTQRTAALQAQIDDTVGVMRENINKVSQRGERLDSLQDKTDNLAVSAQGFRRGANRVRKQMWWKDMKMRVCLFACVIILIIVIVVGAVFGSRHH is encoded by the exons ATGTCTTCCTCCGAGCCGCCCTATGACCCCTATATCCCCTCCGGTTCAAACggcgccaccgccgccacctccaccaaccagcAAAATGGCACCCAGCGAACGGCCGCCTTGCAAGCA CAAATCGACGATACCGTCGGCGTGATGCGCGAGAACATCAACAAGGTTTCGCAGCGTGGCGAACGCCTCGACTCTCTGCAGGACAAGACCGACAACCTGGCCGTCTCGGCCCAGGGGTTCCGTCGGGGCGCGAATCGCGTGCGCAAGCAGATGTGGTGGAAGGATATGAAGATGCGCGTATGCCTGTTTGCCTGCGTGATCATCCTGATTATCGTGATTGTCGTGGGAG CCGTCTTTGGTAGCCGCCACCATTAG
- a CDS encoding uncharacterized protein (ID:PFLUO_003203-T1.cds;~source:funannotate): protein MGRTVDQEVHAAFVEFRAKEDDKCLSVQCIYCQQIRAKNTSRQKQHLLECPGLRGHPNAPQPSQPAQAAPNGIGPANGYPGTPSGPTATPGAGPPGPGPIPTPNGPMMANGVNPHATPMQTPLQSMQNRPPMQTPGPPPGPPGSAPSSAQPSRPTPKPKPKTSTSSLPAPPLDDVHAAFVEFRAKEEDKCLSVQCIYCQQVRAKNTSRQRQHLLECPTYLSVMKDSIPANNLLHTFPEGDVARSLQIPAPSLELDFRMSIKLNPKVTVGQSVWGQRDWVSFVGGQWAGRWGKGIVLPGGQDTQVVTKDATTNLHASYMLQTADEPPAFIIVRTEGWLTGAKDVLEKVNDSGMADGVNPSTYKYRINLSMETGDERYTFLNTLMWIGSGCRRGQELDTQAQPYFMTTYHLVLPVLFRDIFGNGV from the exons ATGGGTCGTACCGTAGACCAGGAGGTGCACGCCGCGTTTGTCGAGTTCCGCGCCAAGGAAGATGATAAG TGTCTCTCCGTCCAGTGTATCTACTGCCAGCAGATCCGCGCAAAGAACACCTCGCGACAGAAGCAGCATCTCCTCGAATGCCCCGGCCTGCGAGGCCACCCCAACGCGCCGCAGCCGTCTCAGCCCGCCCAGGCCGCCCCTAACGGCATCGGCCCTGCCAATGGATACCCGGGCACCCCAAGTGGTCCAACAGCCACGCCAGGTGCTGGTCCGCCCGGTCCTGGTCCGATCCCAACGCCCAACGGACCCATGATGGCCAACGGGGTGAACCCTCACGCGACCCCGATGCAGACTCCGTTGCAGAGTATGCAGAATCGCCCCCCGATGCAGACTCCGGGCCCGCCGCCGGGACCCCCGGGGTCCGCGCCGTCTTCTGCGCAGCCGTCGCGTCCGacccccaagcccaagccgaagacctcgacctcgagcttgcccgcgccgccgctggacgACGTGCACGCGGCTTTTGTCGAGTTTCGcgccaaggaagaagacaag TGTCTGTCCGTGCAATGCATCTACTGTCAGCAGGTTCGCGCCAAGAACACCAGCCGCCAGCGTCAGCACTTGCTGGAATGCCCCACCTATCTGAGTGTTATGAAAGACTCGATCCCGGCCAACAACCTGCTTCATACGTTCCCCGAAGGCGATGTCGCGCGATCGCTGCAGATTCCAGCGCCATCGCTGGAGCTGGACTTCCGCATGAGCATCAAGTTGAACCCCAAGGTTACGGTCGGCCAGAGTGTCTGGGGTCAGCGGGATTGGGTTTCGTTTGTGGGGGGACAGTGGGCTGGCCGCTGGGGCAAGGGAATTGTTCTG CCCGGTGGCCAGGATACTCAGGTCGTGACTAAAGACGCGACTACCAACCTCCACGCAAGCTACATGCTTCAGACCGCAGATGAGCCACCTGCGTTCATCATCGTGCGGACAGAAGGCTGGCTGACCGGCGCCAAGGATGTCTTGGAGAAGGTCAACGACTCGGGGATGGCGGATGGTGTCAACCCCAGCACCTACAAATACCGCATCAACTTGTCGATGGAGACCGGTGACGAGCGATACACATTCCTAAACACCTTGATGTGGATAGGCAGcggctgccgccgaggccagGAAC TCGATACGCAGGCGCAGCCTTACTTTATGACGACCTACCACCTCGTTCTTCCAGTTTTGTTCCGCGATATCTTCGGGAATGGGGTCTAG
- a CDS encoding uncharacterized protein (ID:PFLUO_003201-T1.cds;~source:funannotate), with protein sequence MLSLRTAVRRASSKPLRSLSASHTVRSPARHALKTTTTVSPQQRRGYSRSTDPHLTSTRSTVVQLLSNIGSKREVQQYLSHFTSVSSQQFAVIKVGGAIITEHLETLSSALAFLNHVGLYPIVVHGAGPQLNRMLEAAGVEPQFEDGIRVTDGKTLALARKLFLEENMKLVEELERMGVRARPITAGVFSADYLDKPKYNLVGKINGVDKAPIESAIAAGCLPILTSMAETPDGQVLNVNADVAAGELARSLQPLKIVYLAEKGGLFNGDTGEKISAINLDEEYDHLMSQWWVRHGTRLKIKEMQDLLADLPRSSSVAIIHPADLQKELFTDSGAGTLIRRGNKIHVKSSLSDFEDLQTLKDVLVRDREGLDARAVVDRYVDGLQQHEFRIYSDEPMEALAVVLPPQQGALMAHLATFAITKSGWLTNVADNVFASIKKDFPKLAWTVKEDDENLTWFFDKADGSLSREGEVLFWYGVESGEEVKQLVQEFNKHGRQMFGDINLESRLHRAAEAALNNVSTGFGASGASTEQRRAFSTTSNALRATRSRRPAVAVNARRTYATTNPNPPLGEKNASNTQPAKVALIGARGYTGQALINLLNAHPNMDLRHVSSRELAGKKLQGYDKREIIYENLSPEDVRRMSANGDIDCWVMALPNGICKPFVDAVNQGADKGNVIIDLSADYRFDANWTYGLPELVNRSDIAKATRIANPGCYATAAQLGIAPLIPYLAGQPTTFGVSGYSGAGTKPSPKNDVNNLTNNLIPYSLTDHIHEREISAQLGTSIAFIPHVAVWFQGIHHSISIPLKEEMTSRDIRNLYQDRYAGEKLVKIVGEAPLVKNIAGRHGVEIGGFAVHSSGKRVVVCATIDNLLKGAATQCLQNMNLALGYSEYEGIPLE encoded by the exons ATGCTCTCCCTTCGTACCGCCGTGCGGAGAGCTTCCTCCAAGCCCCTCCGATCGCTCTCCGCATCGCACACCGTCCGTTCGCCCGCCCGCCATGCGCtgaagaccaccaccactgtCTCTCCCCAGCAGCGTCGGGGCTACTCGCGCTCTACCGACCCTCATCTCACCTCCACCCGCAGCACCGTCGTCCAGCTGCTCAGCAACATTGGCTCCAAGCGTGAGGTCCAGCAGTACCTGTCTCACTTcacctccgtctcctccCAGCAATTCGCCGTGATCAAGGTTGGCGGTGCCATTATTACCGAGCATCTCGAGACTCTGTCGTCTGCTCTGGCGTTCCTCAACCATGTCGGCCTCTACCCCATCGTCGTGCACGGTGCCGGGCCCCAGCTGAATCGCATGCTGGAGGCTGCGGGTGTGGAGCCCCAATTCGAAGATGGGATCCGGGTCACTGATGGTAAGACATTGGCGCTGGCGCGGAAGCTATTTCTCGAGGAGAATATGAAGCttgtggaggagctggagcggaTGGGCGTGCGTGCTCGTCCTATCACTGCAggcgtcttctccgccgACTACCTCGACAAGCCCAAGTACAACCTGGTCGGCAAGATCAATGGCGTTGATAAGGCTCCCATTGAATCTGCTATTGCTGCCGGTTGCTTGCCTATTCTCACTTCCATGGCGGAGACCCCTGATGGGCAGGTGCTCAATGTCAATGCGGACGTGGCTGCCGGTGAGCTCGCTCGCTCTCTGCAGCCGCTGAAGATTGTATAcctggccgagaagggcgGTCTGTTCAACGGTGACACCGGTGAGAAGATCTCTGCCATCAATCTCGACGAGGAGTACGACCACCTCATGAGCCAGTGGTGGGTGCGTCACGGCACCCGCttgaagatcaaggagatgcAGGACCTGCTGGCCGACCTGCCGCGCTCGTCCAGCGTTGCCATTATCCACCCTGCCGATCTTCAGAAGGAACTGTTCACCGACTCTGGTGCTGGTACTCTGATTCGTCGGGGTAACAAGATTCACGTCAAGAGTTCGCTCTCCGACTTCGAGGACCTGCAGACCCTGAAGGATGTGCTGGTTCGTGACCGCGAGGGTCTGGATGCCCGCGCCGTGGTTGACCGTTACGTCGACGGTTTGCAGCAGCACGAGTTCAGAATCTACTCCGATGAGCCGATGGAGGCTCTCGCCGTGGTGCTCCCCCCTCAGCAGGGTGCTTTGATGGCCCATCTGGCGACCTTCGCCATCACCAAGTCCGGCTGGTTGACAAACGTTGCCGACAATGTCTTCGCCAGTATCAAGAAGGACTTCCCCAAGTTGGCGTGGACCGTcaaggaggacgacgagaaccTGACCTGGTTCTTTGACAAGGCCGACGGCAGCCTCAGCCGTGAGGGCGAGGTTCTGTTCTGGTATGGTGTCgagagcggcgaggaggtcaagcagcttgTCCAGGAGTTCAACAAGCATGGCCGCCAGATGTTCGGTGATATCAACCTCGAGTCGCGCCTCCACCGCGCGGCCGAAGCTGCTCTAAACAATGTTTCGACGGGCTTTGGCGCTAGCGGTGCCTCAACTGAGCAGAGGCGCGCCTTTTCCACGACTAGCAATGCTCTCCGGGCTACCCGCTCGAGGCGCCCTGCCGTTGCTGTGAATGCTCGCCGCACCTatgccaccaccaaccccaaccccccTCTGGGCGAAAAGAACGCGTCCAACACCCAGCCCGCCAAGGTTGCTCTGATCGGTGCCCGCGGCTACACCGGGCAGGCCCTGATCAACCTGCTCAATGCACACCCCAACATGGACCTGCGCCATGTGTCGTCTCGCGAGCTGGCCGGTAAGAAGCTCCAGGGCTACGACAAGCGGGAGATTATCTACGAGAACCTGAGCCCGGAGGATGTCCGCAGGATGTCCGCCAATGGCGACATTGACTGCTGGGTGATGGCCCTGCCGAACGGGATCTGCAAGCCCTTTGTCGACGCCGTCAACCAGGGTGCCGACAAGGGCAACGTGATCATCGACCTCAGCGCGGACTATCGCTTCGACGCGAATTGGACCTACGGTCTGCCTGAGCTGGTCAACCGCTCCGACATCGCCAAGGCTACCCGCATCGCCAACCCGGGCTGCTACGCCACCGCCGCTCAGCTGGGCATCGCGCCTCTTATCCCGTACCTCGCGGGCCAGCCTACCACCTTTGGTGTCTCCGGCTATTCGGGCGCCGGCACGAAGCCCAGCCCGAAGAACGACGTCAACAACCTCACCAACAACCTAATCCCCTACAGTCTGACGGACCACATCCACGAGCGGGAAATCAGCGCACAGCTCGGCACCAGCATTGCCTTTATCCCGCACGTCGCCGTCTGGTTCCAGGGTATCCAC CACTCAATCAGCATCCCCCTCAAGGAAGAGATGACCTCCCGCGACATCCGCAACCTCTACCAAGACCGCTACGCCGGCGAGAAGCTCGTCAAGATCGTCGGCGAGGCACCCCTGGTTAAGAACATCGCTGGTCGTCACGGTGTTGAGATTGGTGGTTTCGCTGTGCACTCGAGCGGAAAGCGCGTTGTTGTTTGCGCTACCATTGACAATTTGCTGAAGGGTGCTGCGACTCAGTGTTTGC AAAACATGAACCTCGCCCTCGGATACTCGGAGTACGAGGGTATTCCTCTAGAATAA
- a CDS encoding uncharacterized protein (ID:PFLUO_003202-T1.cds;~source:funannotate), whose translation MRGMHDRMASLLRLIPGSGLDPSAGKAKPGQLIVPYDPAFLPETGLPGLDIDFSAFDKMVEESFSQKSIGWWLKSPMASQMLSSEIESIQIDLPSDDILRDIGVMNAQSDANSLIQKRSAASKMHGSRVGDEEQGILLQPDFEFDEDGNIVELSPSRLSPRRSRSIFELEENDRKEAGYEGWQRLQSENKIEEIAKEDDQNPIDNDEQLEVQETRVRQARREAKSIVADSSTTIRNADLAQWNEGYSSNMAQAWKQKQLNKIPTLAKKNAAFWVFGKGIGSVGTGLGVSHETHPLKCYSGDELYDVVCVVFRQNGRKRAHSPDGDESGSTPHRMRVHDDSYRDTDQSMRDVETGRQGPGSLYDDHSSQMPWNITASVQSSQRGRGLGSELSSRGYGEGRTSRPRSRLTSASPLAGRSYLDGRERASSLSLPSYELDDLDIMQYLESELAADRESLSMISTRRQSEVQRVTSTLDWESLNFLEFIKTNVQSQVGPGWSGSGEEPSQIAFSTILPPVKTSRAVATHGLMNVLTLATKGVLTLYQDPYEDESNARFGTRYRYGEIHLRLAGL comes from the exons ATGCGG GGGATGCATGATCGGATGGCGTCGCTGTTGCGGTTGATTCCCGGTAGCGGACTGGATCCTAGTGCTGGCAAGGCTAA ACCAGGCCAGCTCATCGTTCCGTATGACCCAGCTTTCCTACCCGAGACGGGCCTTCCGGGTTTGGATATTGATTTTTCAGCATTTGACaagatggtggaggagagcTTCAGCCAGAAGTCTATTGGTTGGTGGTTGAAGTCGCCTATGGCCAGCCAGATGCTCTCCTCTGAAATCGAGAGCATCCAGATAGATCTTCCGTCGGATGATATCCTGAGAGATATTGGTGTGATGAATGCTCAGAGTGATGCTAACAGCCTCATTCAAAAGCGAAGTGCCGCTAGCAAAATGCATGGTTCTCGCGTGGGAGACGAGGAGCAAGGAATCCTCCTTCAGCCCGATTTCGAGTTCGACGAGGATGGGAATATCGTGGAACTTAGCCCATCGCGGCTGTCACCgcggaggagcaggtctATCTTCGAACTAGAGGAGAATGACCGTAAAGAAGCGGGATATGAGGGTTGGCAGAGGCTCCAG TCTGAGAACAAAATCGAGGAAATTGCAAAAGAGGATGATCAGAACCCCATTGACAACGACGAACAACTTGAAGTCCAAGAGACGCGAGTCCGACAGGCTCGACGGGAAGCCAAATCTATCGTTGCTGACAGCAGCACGACCATCCGCAACGCCGATTTGGCGCAGTGGAACGAGGGATATAGCTCCAACATGGCCCAGGCatggaagcagaagcagctcAACAAGATTCCAAcgctggccaagaagaacgccgCGTTCTGGGTATTCGGCAAGGGTATCGGGTCGGTTGGGACGGGGTTGGGGGTGAGCCATGAAACCCACCCGCTGAAATGTTACTCGGGCGATGAGCTGTACGACGTCGTGTGTGTGGTCTTCCGACAGAACGGAAGGAAGCGCGCCCATAGCCCTGACGGGGACGAGTCAGGTTCGACGCCTCATCGAATGCGTGTCCATGATGATAGCTACCGTGACACGGATCAATCGATGCGGGATGTGGAAACGGGACGTCAGGGACCGGGGAGCCTCTATGATGACCATTCCTCGCAGATGCCATGGAACATCACGGCTTCCGTGCAGAGCTCCCAGCGTGGTCGGGGACTGGGTAGCGAGCTGTCTTCGCGAGGATATGGCGAAGGCCGAACATCGCGACCTCGGAGTCGTCTCACGAGTGCAAGCCCGCTCGCCGGACGGAGCTATCTCGATGGACGCGAACGCGCCAGCAGCCTTTCGCTCCCGAGCTACGAACTAGATGACCTTGATATCATGCAGTATCTCGAAAGCGAACTTGCAGCGGACCGCGAGAGTCTCAGCATGATCTCAACGCGACGTCAGTCCGAGGTTCAGCGCGTCACGTCCACTCTCGACTGGGAGAGTTTAAACTTCCTCGAATTCATCAAGACCAATGTGCAATCTCAAGTCGGACCGGGTTGGAGCGGAAGTGGTGAGGAACCAAGCCAGATCGCATTCTCGACCATCCTGCCTCCGGTGAAGACCTCGCGCGCCGTTGCCACGCATGGATTGATGAACGTGCTCACGCTCGCCACGAAGGGCGTTCTAACTCTCTACCAAGATCCCTACGAGGATGAGAGTAATGCCAGGTTCGGGACGCGCTACCGGTACGGTGAGATTCATCTGCGGCTGGCCGGCTTGTGA
- a CDS encoding uncharacterized protein (ID:PFLUO_003204-T1.cds;~source:funannotate), with product MRSPLLLTACALASVSTTWAQDVSQALLEVPWRTNNAKVNDLVTALAPEEKISLVHHTLWAGSQDFAGYIKPVPRLGIPALQMTDGEAGVNGVLNATAIPSQLNIAATFSRELAYIAGAVAGSEARLLNASILLAPRVNILRDPFEGSFWQGYSEDPYLNGQLGAQGVQGIQDHGTMANSKQTGPSSTGASAGDTNSQVDLQVLHEVYWAPHQTLIDAGVATMMCSYAQVNGIPACQYDELLNLTIRGDYNFTGAVMSDWTATHSTAPSIIAGLDWEMGSDIYYSEPLYDQIYVQRNLSESYLNRAVHRILSMYDRFGILDGNGAQGNSTALLLTAKELPEETIKAGQGPSYDIAVRSGVLLKNEGALPLDGCSTVAVLGATGLQLTNGAGFAERAFGFEDRKVPPVDALKKASKDLKVSSAIGVDMHGTLVPESALRTVDGKHGLARNDSMGRTNIDAILYFQGKNALRADASYTWTGKLIAPTDGYYRLALQRRYPSPGGPINSTDYSIFYADSFTVDDNTVDAYRILGDGGTRPWSSPLPTDDFWDEAGTDVYLAAGAHNLSVAATTVFGAPLEIRFHWVTPEQRVTNIKKAVKLASSVDVPIVFAHANSPAQVGMQLIHGFNELIERVAEANPKTVVVLHNADPILMPWLDKVSAVLWMGHPGQEGGAAIADLLLGRHNPQGKLPVTYPASVNSSMTRNPRYPNRVDGVNGTAVFSEGINTSYRWYLSTNTSVLFPFGYGLSYTTFDYSDFEITGTTDSTFDVSFTLRNTGSVSGGDVPQLYIGPPSSAAQKYPGIQFAVSALAGFDSVELSRGAARRVTFPISERQLSFWNQTDRSWVLAEGTREVWIGADAQTVLLKGTIEI from the exons ATGCGCTCGCCTCTTTTGCTGACAGCCTGTGCGCTTGCTAGTGTTAGCACCACCTGGGCTCAAGATGTCTCGCAGGCTCTTCTAGAGGTGCCTTGGCGGACAAACAATGCAAAAGTCAATGACCTTGTCACTGCCTTGGcccccgaggagaagatctCATTAGTTCATCATACTCTTTGGGCAGGAAGTCAAGATTTTGCTGGCTATATCAAGCCGGTTCCGAGACTGGGAATACCGGCACTTCAGATGACGGACGGTGAAGC GGGAGTCAATGGGGTCTTGAATGCGACAGCTATTCCTAGCCAGTTGAATATCGCAGCAACATTCTCCCGGGAGCTTGCTTACATTGCTGGCGCGGTTGCTGGAAGTGAGGCGCGACTGCTGAATGCCT CTATTCTTCTAGCCCCTCGCGTGAATATTCTTCGCGACCCATTCGAAGGCTCCTTCTGGCAAGGCTATTCTGAAGATCCTTATCTGAATGGACAGCTAGGTGCACAAGGAGTTCAAGGAATCCAAGATCACGGGACTATGGCAAACTCGAAGCAAACAGGTCCTAGTAGTACTGGAGCCAGTGCTGGTGACACGAACTCCCAAGTTGATCTCCAAGTCTTGCATGAAGTGTACTGGGCTCCTCACCAGACACTCATAGACGCTGGTGTGGCAACCATGATGTGCTCGTATGCTCAGGTCAATGGCATTCCTGCCTGCCAATATGATGAGCTGCTCAACCTCACTATCCGTGGGGATTACAACTTTACGGGTGCAGTGATGAGCGATTGGACGGCAACCCACTCCACGGCTCCATCCATCATTGCTGGGCTTGACTGGGAGATGGGCTCTGATATCTACTACTCCGAGCCCCTATACGATCAAATATATGTTCAAAGAAACTTATCAGAGTCCTATCTCAACAGAGCAGTCCACCGCATTCTGTCGATGTATGACCGCTTTGGTATTCTAGATGGCAACGGCGCTCAAGGGAACTCTACTGCATTGCTTCTCACCGCAAAGGAATTGCCTGAGGAGACAATCAAGGCTGGACAGGGACCTTCATATGATATCGCTGTTCGATCAGGCGTGCTCTTGAAGAACGAAGGTGCTCTGCCTCTTGATGGGTGCTCAACTGTTGCTGTACTTGGTGCAACAGGGCTGCAATTGACAAATGGTGCCGGTTTTGCCGAAAGGGCCTTTGGATTCGAGGATCGCAAGGTTCCGCCTGTTGATGCACTGAAGAAGGCATCCAAAGATCTCAAAGTGTCTTCAGCAATTGGCGTCGATATGCATGGTACACTTGTGCCTGAATCTGCCCTGCGAACTGTTGATGGCAAGCACGGGCTGGCTCGCAATGACTCAATGGGAAGAACCAACATTGATGCCATCCTCTACTTCCAGGGTAAAAACGCTCTCCGTGCAGACGCCAGCTATACCTGGACGGGTAAATTAATTGCGCCTACGGATGGGTATTACCGTCTTGCTCTACAGCGTCGATACCCCAGCCCCGGAGGCCCGATCAATAGTACCGACTACAGCATCTTCTACGCTGACTCTTTCACCGTTGATGATAATACAGTGGATGCATACCGTATTCTCGGCGATGGGGGGACTCGTCCCTGGAGCTCGCCGCTCCCGACTGATGATTTCTGGGACGAAGCAGGAACAGATGTCTACCTCGCAGCTGGTGCACACAACTTGAGCGTCGCCGCAACGACCGTGTTTGGCGCGCCTCTTGAGATCAGGTTCCACTGGGTCACGCCAGAACAGCGCGTGACaaacatcaagaaggcaGTGAAACTCGCATCGTCAGTGGATGTGCCAATTGTCTTCGCACATGCCAACAGCCCAGCTCAAGTTGGTATGCAGCTCATCCACGGCTTTAACGAGCTCATTGAACGTGTCGCCGAAGCAAATCCCAAGACTGTAGTCGTCCTCCACAATGCAGACCCGATCTTAATGCCATGGCTGGACAAAGTCTCCGCCGTTTTGTGGATGGGTCATCCTGGCCAGGAAGGCGGAGCTGCCATCgcagatcttctcctcggccggCACAATCCCCAAGGAAAGCTTCCTGTGACATATCCCGCTTCGGTGAACAGCAGTATGACGCGCAACCCGAGATACCCGAACCGAGTCGACGGCGTGAATGGCACAGCCGTCTTCTCTGAAGGTATTAATACCTCTTACCGCTGGTACCTGAGCACAAATACCTCAGTTCTCTTCCCCTTCGGCTACGGGCTGTCTTATACGACTTTCGACTACAGTGACTTCGAAATCACCGGGACAACAGATTCTACCTTTGATGTATCTTTCACCCTGAGGAACACCGGATCAGTTTCCGGAGGTGATGTGCCACAGCTGTATATTGGACCTCCTTCCAGCGCTGCCCAGAAGTATCCTGGGATTCAATTTGCGGTGTCGGCTCTTGCTGGGTTTGATTCCGTTGAGTTGTCTCGCGGTGCAGCGAGGAGGGTCACCTTCCCCATTTCCGAAAGGCAATTGAGTTTCTGGAATCAGACGGACCGGTCATGGGTTCTTGCTGAGGGTACGCGGGAGGTGTGGATTGGGGCGGATGCGCAGACTGTACTGTTGAAGGGGACTATTGAGATCTAA